The Polyangium mundeleinium genome contains the following window.
CGATCCTCATGATTTTCGCGGCGAACCCCTTCACGACGAGCGCGGGTGGCGCGCCGGTGGATGGCAGCGGGCTGAACTACCAGCTCCGCAACTTCTACATGATCATCCACCCGCCGAGCCTCTACATCGGGTTCACGAGCTCGGCGATCCCCTTCGCGTTCGCGATCGCGGCGCTCGCCACAGGAAGGCTCGACAACGAGTGGATCGTGGCCACGCGCAAGTGGATGCTCTTCGCCTGGCTCTTCCTCTCGATCGGCAATGCGCTCGGCATGCTCTGGGCCTACGAGGAGCTCGGCTGGGGCGGCTACTGGGCCTGGGATCCCGTGGAGAACGCGGCGTTTTTGCCGTGGCTCACGGCGAGCGCCTACGTGCACTCGACGATGATCCAGGAGCGGCGCGGGATGCTGAAGGTCTGGAACGTCTTCCTCATCTGCGCGACGTTCTTCCTCACGATCTTCGGCACGTTCCTCACGCGCTCCGGCCTGATCTCGAGCGTGCACTCCTTCGCCCAGTCCGGCATCGGCATCTTCTTCGTCTATTACATGGGCGTGATCGCCGCGGTGAGCATCACGCTCATCGTCTGGCGTTTGCCGAGGCTGCGGAGCGAGGGCGCCTTCGAGTCCGTGCTCTCGCGCGAGGCGGCGTTCGTTCTGAACAACTGGGGCTTCCTGAGCCTGACGGTGTTCATCGCGACGGCGACGACGTGGCCGCGCATCAGCGAATGGCTGCTCAACCAGGAGTCGACGCTCGGGCCGACGTTCTACAACACCTGGATCCCGCCCCTCGCGCTCGTGATCTTCTTCGCCATGGGCGCGGCGCCGCTGCTCGGCTGGCGCAAGACGAGCCCGGAGCTCTTCCTGAAGAGCTTCCGCTGGCCCGTCGCGGTGATGCTCGTCGTCGCCACGATCCACCTCTTGATCGGCAAGCGCGTGAACTACCCGGCGTTCTATGACGCCGCGCCGATCTACGAGGGCGCGCTCGGCCGCGCGCTCGCGTGGCTCTCGGGCAAGCTCCCGTTCGTCACGGTGATGCTCGTCGCGTTCAACATCACCGTCGTCGTGCAGGAGTTCTACCGCGGCGTCGCGGCGCGGCAGCGGAGCAAGAGCGACGAGGGCCTCTTCACCTCGCTCTTCAACCTCGTGGCGAAGTCGCGCCGCCGCTACGGCGGCTACGTCGTGCACGTGGGCATCGCGCTGATGTTCCTCGGCTTCACCGGCCGCGCGTGGGGCGTCGACAAGGAGCTCAGCATGTCGCCAGGCGAGACGGCCCAGGTCGACTACTACTCCATGACGTACGTCGGCCCGCGCATGGAGGTCGACAACGAGAAGCGCATGATCTTCACGGACCTCGACGTGGTCCGTCAGGGCAAGTCCATCGGCCGCGTCACGCCGGCAAAATTCATCTACAAGACCGGCGCCGATCAGCCCTCGACCGAGGTCGCCAAGCACATGACCATCCGCGACGATCTCTACGTGATCGTAGGAATGGTCAACCCGACGACGAAGGTCGCCTCGTTCCAGTTCCACGTGAACCCGCTCGTGAACTTCATCTGGATCGGCGTGGGCATCCTGATCCTCGGCGCGATCGTATCGATGTGGCCCGAGGTCGCGCTGGAGGAGGCGGGCGCGTTCGGCTACATCCGCGCCGCGGCCTCGGTCGCGACGTCCGTCATCTTCGCCCTGCTCCTCGCGGCCGGCCCCTCGCTCGCCTACGGCGGGACGGCGTCCCCGCGTGCCCCGCCTGCGCCGGCGATCGAAGCGCCCTCCCCTGCGCCCCTGCCTGGCGCTGCCCTCGCTCCCGCCAAGTAACTCCGAATGACGACCCGACGAACACCGCTCCACCTCGCGCTGCTCACCGCGGCCAGCCTCGCCGCCGCGTGGCTGACGTTCGATCCGCACCTCGCGCACGGACAGCACACGGGCGGCACGGGGACCGTGTCGATCCAGAACGAGACCGAGCGCCAGCTCTTCTGGAGCCTCATCTGCACCTGCGGCTGCCCGCGCGAGACGCTCGGCACCTGCCCGTGCGACATCGCGCACCAGCGCCGCACCGCGCTGCGCGAGCTGCTCGCCGAGGGCAAGACGGTCGAGCAGGCGCAGGACGTCTACGTCTCGATGTACGGGCCCAAATCGCTCGCCGTGCCGCGCAACCAGGGCGCGAGCCGCGCGCTTTGGGTCGTGCCCCTCACGGCGATCGTGGCCGGGGCCGGGCTCGTGTTCGTCGTCCTGCGACGCTGGCAGCGACGTGGGCTCGCCGCCGCGGCGGCAGGGCCCGCGGGGACGAAGGCCACGACCAAAAACGACAAGCGTGACGCCTACGACGACAGGCTCGATCAGGAGCTGAAGGACCTCGACGACGAATGAGCTCCGAGACCAGCACGGACAAACGCGCCGTGGACAAGCGGGACCGGGGGCTCGGGGGCGTAGCTCCGCGTGCCGGAGCGGAGCCCCCGAACGGCGACCGCGGGCTCGGGGGCGCAGCTTCGCGCGCCGAAGCGGAGCCCCCGAACGTCGACCAGGAGCTCGAGCGCAAGATCGCGGATGCCGTGAAGGTCGGCGTTCCGGCCGTGACGGCCATCCTCGCGCTCCTCGGGGGCATGTTCGTCGACGTGCCCACGGCCATCCTGGTCCTCGCGGCCGGCGTCCTCGTGACGGTGATCGCGAGCTTCTGGGCGAGCCTGCGCACGCTGCTCGGCGAGACGCCGCTCTCCGGCGCCGACGCCTACGCGATCGGCGCTCCGCCTCGCGCCGAGGAGGAGCAGAAGCGCGCCGTGATCCGCGCGCTCAAGGACCTCGAATTCGAGCGCAGCGTCGGCAAGATCAGCGAGGAGGACTATCGCGTCCTCGTCACGAAATACCGCGCCGAAGCCAAGCGCCTGCTGCAAGCCCTCGACCAGAGCGCGGCGCCGGGCCGTGAGCGGGCCGAGGTGCTCGTGCAGCGGCGCCTGAAGCAGCTCGGCCTGCTCGACGACGAGAAGGAAGAGACGGACGAGGACGACGAAGCGGACGAGGCCGCGGAGGCCCCGGCGCCGAAGGCAGAGGCCAAGGCCGCGCCGGAGCCGGCGGCGGCGAAGGAAGAGGCCGACGAGGCCTCGAAGAAGCCCAAGAAAAAGAAGAAGGCGAAGACGCCCGCGAAGGCGACGAGCGACGAGGCCGCCGCGCAGCGCGCGTGTGATGCGTGCGGCACGGAGAACGACGAGGACGCTTTGTTCTGCAAGAAATGCGGCGCGCGCATGGCCGCACCCGAGCCCGCGGAGGAGACCCGCGAGGCGAAGAAGGCCGACGAGGAGGCGGAAGCGTCGTGAACTCGAACCGACGAACCCGCCTCGGGATCCTCGGCGCGGCCCTCACCGTCGCCGCCGCCGCGATCTCGCTGCCGCACGTGGCGACCGCCGCGGGCGAGGACAAGCCCGCGGCGGCGAAGAAGGCCGACGAGGCCCCGAAAAAGCCGGACGCGAAGGCCGAGAAGGACAAGCCCAGCGCGGACAAGCCCGACGCGGGGCCCGGGGATGCGGGCGCGGGGGACGGCGGCAAGACGGCCGGGCCGCTTCCCGCCGGACATCCCGACGTCGGCGAGCTCCCGCCGGGGCATCCGAGCGTCGACGAAGGCGCGGAGGCCGATCCACACGCCGGCGAATCGCCGCACGGGGCGAACCCGCACGGGGATGCGCCGCGCCGCGGCGGAAACAGCGGCTTTTTCGAGGCGCCGCCCGACACCGCGGTCGAGGATCAAACGCTCCCACCGGGCACGATGGTCTTCACGATCCGCGACGCCGACGACCGCCCGATCCCGAACGCGACCGCGATCCTCGGCATCCTCAAGAGCAGCGTGGCGCAAGGCGACAAGCGCGAGCGTCGTGAGATCACGACCGACGCGGAAGGCACGGCGCGGCTCGACGGGCTGCCGGTCGGCGCAGGCACGAGTTACCGCGTCACCACGATGCGTGGCCTCGGCACGTACGCGACGGACGCGTTCGCGCTCTCCGACAAGGCGGGCAAGCGCGTCGTTTTGCACGCTTACGAAGCGACCGACAACGTCGAAGGCGCGCTCGTCGGCGCGCAGGCGTTCGTGTTCGTGTCGCTGCGCGAGGGCGTGCTCTCGGTCGAGCAGCTCTTCAACGTCTTCAACATCGGCAAGGTCGCGTGGGTGCCGGGCAAAGGCGCCGCGCAGGTCGGCCTGCCCGAGGGCTATCAAGCCTTCCGCATCCCCGACGGCATGACCGACGTGCGGTTCATCGACGAGCCCACGAAGGGGCCGTGGCTCTCGGGCACGATCGCGCCTGGTCGGCACGAGGCCTCGTTCAGCTACCAGGTCCCGCTCGACGGCAAGGATCGACAAACGTTCCGCGTCGAGCTGCCGCCGCGCGTCGGCGAAGTGCGCATCTTCTCCGAGGCGAACAAGACCATGGGCCTCCAGGTCGCCGGCTTCCCCGAGGCGCAACGCCAGGCGGGGCGCGACGGACGCAAGGTGATGGTGACGATGCGCCAGGCGATGCAAGGCGAGCGCGGCATCAACGCGCTCGACATCACCATCACGGGGCTGCCCGTGCCCGGAAACACGCGGTGGTTCGCGCTGTTCTTCGCGCTCTCGGCGGCCGGGCTCGCCGCGGCGTACACGATCCGCCAGCGCGCCGAGGGCGCGGTGCCCGACGAGGCGAAGGACGATCTGCTCGAAGCACGCGAGGCGCTGCTCGGCGAGTTCGTCGCGCTGGAGAAGGCGCATCAAAAGGGCGATATCGGTCCGAAGACGTACGGTCGGCTCAAGGCCGCGCTGCTCGACGCGCTCGCGCGGATCGAAGCGCGCCTCGACGAGGTGAAGGCCGCGCGCGCCGAGCAGCGCAGGCGCGATCGGGAAGGTACACGACGACCCCGAGGGGAGGCCCGCGGCGAGGGTGGCTCGGCCTGAGGCGCGCGGGGCGAGGCCGATTGTCCGGACGATCGGCCTCTTCACCCTTTCGATCGGGCTCGCCGTCGCCGTGGTGCTCGTGGCGCGGGATCGCGCTGCGCCGCCGGCCCGGTGCGCGCCCGGGATGACGCCGCTGGGGGCGCGTTGTTGTGGGGAAGGACAAACCCTCGCGGGGGATCGTTGCGTGGGCAAACCGGAACGATGCGCGGCGGGGCTCGTCGTGACGGAGGCCGGGTGCGTGGCCACGCCGCGCGCCGTGGGCATCGCGGCCGGCCTCTTGCGGATCGGGCCGAGTGATTGGGAGGCGCAAGGTCAGGTCACGCCGCGCGCCGTGCCGATGGAGGCCTTCGCTCTCGACGCCTACGAGGTCACGGAGGCACGTTATGCCGCCTGCGTGGCCGCGTCCGTTTGCCCGCCCGTTGCGCTTTCAGGCGAGCCCGGTCGTGCGCTTGCTGGAGTGCGGTTGTCCGAGGCGCGTACGTTTTGCGCGTGGGCCGGCGGCTCGCTTCCAACGCCGGAAGAGCTCGCCTTTGCGGCCGCGGGAGCCAAAGGCCGACGGTATGCTTGGGGCGACACCGGCGCGGTTTGTCGGCGGGCGGCGTGGGGGCTCGCGCGCGGGCCTTGTGGCGAAGGCGCGACGGGGCCGGAGGTCGCGGGCTCGCATCCGGACGGCGCTTCGCCCGAGGGCGCGCACGATCTCGCCGGCAACGTGGCCGAGTGGGCGACGCCCAAAGCGGGCGCGGCCGAGGGCCCGGCGCTCGCCGAGGCGCGGGGCGGGTCGTTCGGCGACGGCGCGGCGAGCGCGCTGCGAAGCTGGAATCGCCTGGAGATCGCGGCGAGCACGCGCTCGGCCGAGGTCGGCTTCCGGTGTGCGTATCCGTTCGCGGCGGCGGCCGAGGGCGGCGCCCTTCCGCGCTGAATCGTGCTCCTTTCGCCATCGAGGCCCTCGTCAAGGGCGCGCGATGGGATAGAGTGCATGCCCCCAAAATGACCGCCGCGATTCTCTCGATCGGTACCGAGCTCACCCGAGGCGAAATCGTCAACACGAACGCGGCGTGGATCTCCGCGGAGCTGACGGCCGCGGGCTTCACCGTGGATGTGATCGACGCGATCCCCGACGACATCGACCAGATCGTCGCGACGCTGCGCACGCTCGCAAAGGCGCATCGGCTCGTCGTCGTGACGGGAGGGCTCGGCCCGACCACGGACGATCTGACGGCGGCGGCCGCCGCGAGCGCCGCGGGTGTGACGCTCGTGCGGGACGAGAGCGCGCTGCTCGCGATCCGGCGACGCGTGGAGTCGCGCGGCAAGACGATGAACGCGGGCCACGAGAAGCAGGCCGATCTGCCGGCGGGCGCGGACGTGCTGCCGAACAGCGTGGGCTCGGCGCCGGGGTTTTCGATCCCGATCGGGGACACGCCGCTCTTCTTCCTGCCGGGTGTGCCGCGCGAGATGAAGCGCATGTTCACGGACCAGGTCTTGCCGCGAATCCGGCCCTCGGCACCGAACAACACGTTCCAGGTGCGCCTGCGGACGTACGGGCTCGGCGAGAGCCTCGTCGGACAGGCGCTCGCGGGCATCGAGGGCACGCACACGGGCGTGACGCTCGGCTATCGGGTGCATTTCCCCGAGGTCGACGTGAAGGTGCACGCGCGGGGCGCCAATCGCGAAGTCGCGCGGGACCTCGCGCTGCGGGCCTCGACCGAGGTGAAGGCGCGGCTCGGCGACGTGGTGTACGGCGAGGGCGACGAGGCGTTCACCGAGATGGTGGGCCGCGCGGTGCGCAGCCGCGGCTATCGGCTGGCGCTGGCAGAGTCGTGCACGGGCGGGCTCATCGCGCACATGCTGACGCGATATCCGGCGAGCGATTACCTCGTGGGCGGCGCGGTGGTGTACGCGAACAGCGCGAAGACGCGGCTGCTCGGGGTCTCGGAGGATACGCTGCGGGGCCACGGCGCGGTGTCGGCCGAGGTGGCGGCGGAGATGGCCGAGGGTGTGCGCCGCACCTGCGAGACGGACGTGGGCCTGTCGGTGACGGGCATCGCGGGCCCGACAGGCGGCACGGCCGAGAAACCCGTGGGCCTCGTGTACTGGGCCGTCGCGCATCCGGGCGGCACGGTCGTGCGGAACAAGGTTTTTCAGGGCGAACGCGAGGAGGTGCAGATCGCGGCGGCGTATGCCGTGCTGGATCTGCTCCGCCGCATTGCGCTCGGTTTGCCCGAGCGGGCGCTGTAACGGGCCCTCAGCGCGCGTCCGAGCGTTTGCCCTTTCGCGAGCAGGGCGGCTCCTCTTCGGGCGGGGGCGCCGGCGGTTCTTCCACGTCACTCGGGTAGATACACGTGTGCGCCCCGAAAAACGGCAGGGGCTCGATCTGCACGGGGGGCATGAGCCCTGGCCGTCCCTCGATGACTGCGGTACCCGCGACCACCGTCGCGGCCGCCACGAGGAAGAACGTGCCCCTCGCGAGCCACACAACTGTGGTCACCTGCCCCGCGATCCATTGGGGTTTCCCGAGCCGCCGACCCACGATCCAACCGCGCAGCGCATGAGCGTGAACCCTCATCCCTTGCAGGACACCTCGCCGCCGCCAGGGTTCCGCGCGCTGCACCACACATCACACTTGACGCGTCTCTGGAAATGGAATGTTGCGGCGCGCCATGCGCCCTCTTTCCAGCTCGTTCGCCCTGGCCACCACGGCCGTGCTCTTCGCCGCCTGTGCGTCCGCGCCGCCGCCCGCGCCGCCCCCGGCCCCGCCGCCGCCCGCGGCGCAGGCCACGCCCTTCACGCCGGCCCCCGTGGCCGCCGCGCCCGAGGCCGCCCCCGCCCCGGAGCCCGCCCCGGCGCCCGCCGAGCCCGCTGCTCCGCCGCCTGCGCCCGCCGCCGAGGCCAAGCCCGCCGAGCCGCCCAAGCCCGAGGGGAAGACCTCGAAGGGCGAGGCCGTGTATTACGACGCAAACGCCCGCGGGAGCTGTTCGCTCACGTTCGGCCGCGACGCCGCCGTGCTCTCCGCGCCGAATGCCGTCTACAACCAGATCCAAGAGTGGGTCGAGATGACGCGCTCGGACGATAACTATTTTACGGCCGCCAAGGGCGTCGGCTCGCCATCCGTGACGCTGCGGATCACCGGGGCGGACGGACAAACCGTCGAGGAGACGGTGGCGAAATGGAAAGACGGCGAGACGTACAAGGGGACGGCGCAGTTCAAATAGACCGCGCGATTCAGGGGAGCGGCAGCAGCGTCACCGTCCAGGTTCGACCATCCGAGCTCGTGTCGATTTCGTCGACCCCGACCGCCACGAAGACGCCGTCCCCCGCCGCCACGTCGGTCCGGCCGTGCTGCTCCTCGGCCGTATGCGTGGGCGTGAACGGCTGGCCATCGACCGATCGATAGAGCTGAAGGCCCGATCCCGCCACGAGGACGCCGTTCGACTCGGCCAAACCATTGCACGGAAAACTCCCGCGCCTCGTGGCCCAGGCCTCCCCCATGGCGGACGTGACGACGTACTTGTCGATGAACGGGTTGTCTTCCAGGCCCCCGATGTAACCGACGCCCTGGAACTGGCCGTCGATGAAATGCAGGCAGTTCACGCCGTGAATGTCGAGAGGATGCTCGGTGAAGGCTTGCGCGTCGGGCGAGACGTACACGCGCGGATCGAAGCTCCAGAAGGCGAACTGGCCCGCGCCGAAGGTGATCTGGTGGAGGACTCCATCCGGGATCGTGCCTGACGGCGCGAAGCTCTTGCCGTCCGTCGAGACGAACGTCTGGCCGCCGTGGTCGATGATCACGAAAAGGCCATCGCCGAACGCAACGTGAGTGAGCGGCTCAGGCGTGGGGAGATCGATGCCCGTCCACGTGACGCCGTCCTCCGAGGAGAGCGCGACCGGACTCGACGGGCCGGTCGCCGTGGGCGAGTGATTGCCACCCACAACGACGAAGACGCCATTGCCGAACGCGACGTCGTGGAGCTCTTGCCTGGGAAGCGAAGCGTCGTGCCGCGTCCACGAACGGCCGTCCGCGGAGCTCATGAGCAAGGGCAGGTTGTCGGCGCGATCGATCTCCTCGTAACCGACCGCCACGAACCGGCCCTCGCCATGCGTCACGGCATGCAGCTCGTAACGCGGGTCCTCCTCGCCGCAGGCGCTCATCGCGAGCGCGAGGAACACGAGGAGCGAGACACGCGAGGACCGGTTCGTCATGCGGCCATGTTACTTCGCCATCTGCCGCAGCACGTACTGGAGAATGCCGCCGTTCAGGTAGTAATCCGCCTCGTTCGGCGTATCGATGCGGGCCGTCGCCGTGAACGTCTTCGTGGTGCCGTCCGCCTTCTTCGCCACGACCTCGAGCTTCTTGAAGGGCGTGACCCCCTCGGCGATGCCCTTGATGTCGAAGGTCTCGCGGCCATCGAGGCCGAGGGTCTGCGCGTCCTCGCCCGCGGCGAACTCGAGCGGGAGCACGCCCATGCCGACGAGGTTCGAGCGGTGGATGCGCTCGAAGCTCTTCGCGATGACCGCGCGCACGCCGAGCAGCTTCGTGCCCTTCGCCGCCCAGTCACGCGACGAGCCCGTGCCATACTCGACGCCCGCGAGGACCACGAGCGGCACCTTCTCCTCGGCATACTTCATCGCCGCGTCGTAGATGCTGAGCTTCGTGCCCGCCGGGAGGTGGAGCGTGTTCGGGCCTTCCTCGCCGCCGAGCAGCGCGTTCTTGATGCGGATGTTGGCGAAGGTGCCTCGCATCATCACCTCGTGGTTGCCACGACGCGCGCCGTACGAGTTGAAGTCGGCCGGCTGGACGCCGTGCTCCACGAGGTACCGCGCCGCAGGGCTCGTCTTCGCGATGTTGCCCGCCGGCGAGATGTGGTCCGTCGTGACGCTGTCGCCGAGGAGCGCGAGCACGCGCGCGCCCACGATGTCCGTGACCGGCTGCGGCTGCTTGCCGAGGTTCTCGAAGAACGGCGGCTTGCGGACGTAGGTGGACTTGTCATCCCAGGAGAAGGTCTTGCCCGCGGGGACGTTGAGCTTCTGCCAGGCGACGTCGCCGACGAGGGCATTGTCGTACCGGGTCTTGAACTGCTCGCTCTTCACGGCCGAGCGGATCGTCTCGCGGACCTCGGCCGCGGTCGGCCAGATGTCGCGGAGGTAGACGGGCGTGCCGTTGCGATCCTTGCCAATCGGCTCGGAGTACGGATCCCAGTCCATGTCGCCGCGGAGCGCGTAGGCGACGACGAGGGGCGGCGACATGAGGAAGTTCATGCGCACGCTCGGGTTGATGCGGCCCTCGAAGTTGCGGTTGCCGCTGAGCACGCTCGCCGCGACGAGGTCGCCCTTCTTGATGGCATCGACGATCGTGTCGGGGAGCGCGCCGGAGTTGCCGATGCAGGTGGTGCAGCCGTAGCCGACGAGGTGGAAGCCGAGCGCCTCGAGGTACGGGAGCAAGCCGGACGCCTCGTAATAATCGGCGACGACCTGCGAGCCGGGCGCGCACGAGGTCTTCACCCACGGCTTGGCGGTAAGGCCACGCTCGACGGCCTTCTTCGCGAGGATGCCCGCCGCGAGCATGACCGCCGGGTTCGACGTGTTCGTGCACGAGGTGATCGCCGCGATGACGACCGAGCCGTGGCGGAGGTTGTACGAGGTGTCGCCCTCCTCGATGGCGACGGGCTTCAAGACCTTGTCGCGGACGAGCATGCGCGCCGCGATGGCGTCGTCCGCGGGCTTGTCGGCGCTCGGCTCGTCGCACCACTTCGCGACGGTCGCCGCGTCGATGTCGCCGAAGCTCTTCTCGATCATCGAGTGCAAGCTCTTGCGATACCCGGTGCGCGCGGCCGCGAGGCGAATGCGATCCTGCGGGCGCTTGGGGCCGGCGATCGAGGGCTCGACGGCGCCGAGGTCGAGCTCGAGCGTGTCGCTGAAGATCGGATCGGGCATGCCGTCGGTGCGGAAGATGCCCTGCTCCTTGCAGTAGGCCTCGACGAGCGCGACCTGCTCCTCGGAGCGGCCCGTGAAGCGCAGGAACGAGATCGTCTCGCCGTCGATCGGGAAGAAGCCGATCGTGGCGCCGTACTCGGGCGCCATGTTCGCGATCGTCGCGCGATCCGGGAGCGAGAGCGACGCGAGGCCCGGGCCGTAGAACTCGACGAACTTGCCGACGACCTTCTTCTTGCGAAGCATCTCGGTGACCGTGAGGACGAGGTCGGTCGCCGTGGCGCCCTCGCGCAGGCTGCCCGTGAGCTTGAAGCCGACGACCTCGGGGACGAGCATGGTGACGGGCTGGCCGAGGAGCGCGGCCTCGGCCTCGATGCCGCCCACGCCCCAGCCAACGACGCCGAGGCCGTTGATCATGGTGGTGTGCGAGTCGGTGCCGACGAGGGTGTCGGGGAAGGCGCAGCCCTCGGCGTCGGTCATGACGGCGCGGGCGAGGTACTCGAGGTTGACCTGGTGGCAGATGCCGGTGTCCGGCGGAACGACGCGGAAGTTCTCGAAGGCCTGCTGGCCCCAGCGGAGGAAGACGTACCGCTCTTCGTTGCGCTGGTACTCGAGCTCGGCGTTGCGAACGAGCGAGTCGCGGGTGCCGAAGTAGTTCACCTCGACCGAATGGTCGATGACGAGATCGGCCGGGGAGAGCGGGTTGATGCGGTTGGGATCGCCGCCCATGCCCGCGAAGGCCTCGCGCATGGCAGCGAGGTCGACGACGGCGGGAACGCCCGTGAAGTCCTGCAGGAGAACACGCGCCGGGTGGAAGGAGATCTCCTGGGAAGGCGCAGCCTTGGCATCCCAGCGGAGCACGGCCTCGACGTGCTCCTTGCGGACGACGCGACCATCCTCGTGACGAAGAAGGTTCTCGAGGAGGATGCGCAGGGAGACCGGGAGGCGCGCGAGGTCGGCGTCACTCGCGAGGGCCCGAAGGCGGTAGATCGTGTAGGACTTGCCCGAAACCGAAAGGGTGCTCTTAGCACCGAAGCTGTCTGCCATGGTCGTCACCTTGGGGGGCGGCACAGAGAGAGGCAAGGGATCCGGAGGCCGCGCGGCGGAAGGCTTCTCAGGAAAAAGGTCCGAGAGCAAGGGGGGAGCGCAGGAAGGTGCGCGTCAGGGGTTTTGCGGAGGCGGTTTGTGCCTGGGGCTGAAGGAGCGGCCCAGGCGGGCACCTGCCCGAACCTCGATCCGTTCGGGGAGGAGGCAGAAGGGGGCTAACGGCCCAGGAACCGCGTCAGGAAGCTGATGGGGTCGACGGAGACCTGAAGGCGGAGCTCGTTGTGGCCGGCGTCTGCGACGTTGCTGTAGATCCATTGATGGGCGACCTCGGCCGCGAGGCTGCCGTTGTAAAGCATGAGGACGAGGCTCGAGCGGGGGCCGACAGCGAAGCCGCCAGCGACGTCGCCAATGACGAGTTTTTCGAGGATGCCGATGGAGGTCTGGTTCGTCCCGAAGAGGGGGCCGACGCCGACGGCCACCATATGCCCAGGGCCCAGGGTGTCGTAGGAGTAGCCAGCCTCGGTCCAGACGGACGTGTAGGAGGCGACGCCTGCGCGAAAGCCGAGTCCAGCGTCGAGGGCGAAGGCGGGCTTGGCCGAGCTTCCGGGGATGAAATGAAAGCTCGCGCCGGGGGAGACGCGCAGGGTGAGCTGGTGCTTGGGCTTGCGGG
Protein-coding sequences here:
- a CDS encoding heme lyase CcmF/NrfE family subunit; protein product: MSIWQSLPEFGTGVLYAILIAAAYTFAVALASSTGRPRLLQAARLGAYGTVSLVGLSVLVLAFAFVSHDFRISYVARYSDRSMTTPYLVAALWGGQDGSLLWWLFLTSVFSAGCVAWLRRKYLELQPFVIATLMTIIGFFAILMIFAANPFTTSAGGAPVDGSGLNYQLRNFYMIIHPPSLYIGFTSSAIPFAFAIAALATGRLDNEWIVATRKWMLFAWLFLSIGNALGMLWAYEELGWGGYWAWDPVENAAFLPWLTASAYVHSTMIQERRGMLKVWNVFLICATFFLTIFGTFLTRSGLISSVHSFAQSGIGIFFVYYMGVIAAVSITLIVWRLPRLRSEGAFESVLSREAAFVLNNWGFLSLTVFIATATTWPRISEWLLNQESTLGPTFYNTWIPPLALVIFFAMGAAPLLGWRKTSPELFLKSFRWPVAVMLVVATIHLLIGKRVNYPAFYDAAPIYEGALGRALAWLSGKLPFVTVMLVAFNITVVVQEFYRGVAARQRSKSDEGLFTSLFNLVAKSRRRYGGYVVHVGIALMFLGFTGRAWGVDKELSMSPGETAQVDYYSMTYVGPRMEVDNEKRMIFTDLDVVRQGKSIGRVTPAKFIYKTGADQPSTEVAKHMTIRDDLYVIVGMVNPTTKVASFQFHVNPLVNFIWIGVGILILGAIVSMWPEVALEEAGAFGYIRAAASVATSVIFALLLAAGPSLAYGGTASPRAPPAPAIEAPSPAPLPGAALAPAK
- a CDS encoding cytochrome c-type biogenesis protein, encoding MTTRRTPLHLALLTAASLAAAWLTFDPHLAHGQHTGGTGTVSIQNETERQLFWSLICTCGCPRETLGTCPCDIAHQRRTALRELLAEGKTVEQAQDVYVSMYGPKSLAVPRNQGASRALWVVPLTAIVAGAGLVFVVLRRWQRRGLAAAAAGPAGTKATTKNDKRDAYDDRLDQELKDLDDE
- a CDS encoding zinc ribbon domain-containing protein; protein product: MSSETSTDKRAVDKRDRGLGGVAPRAGAEPPNGDRGLGGAASRAEAEPPNVDQELERKIADAVKVGVPAVTAILALLGGMFVDVPTAILVLAAGVLVTVIASFWASLRTLLGETPLSGADAYAIGAPPRAEEEQKRAVIRALKDLEFERSVGKISEEDYRVLVTKYRAEAKRLLQALDQSAAPGRERAEVLVQRRLKQLGLLDDEKEETDEDDEADEAAEAPAPKAEAKAAPEPAAAKEEADEASKKPKKKKKAKTPAKATSDEAAAQRACDACGTENDEDALFCKKCGARMAAPEPAEETREAKKADEEAEAS
- a CDS encoding carboxypeptidase-like regulatory domain-containing protein; the protein is MNSNRRTRLGILGAALTVAAAAISLPHVATAAGEDKPAAAKKADEAPKKPDAKAEKDKPSADKPDAGPGDAGAGDGGKTAGPLPAGHPDVGELPPGHPSVDEGAEADPHAGESPHGANPHGDAPRRGGNSGFFEAPPDTAVEDQTLPPGTMVFTIRDADDRPIPNATAILGILKSSVAQGDKRERREITTDAEGTARLDGLPVGAGTSYRVTTMRGLGTYATDAFALSDKAGKRVVLHAYEATDNVEGALVGAQAFVFVSLREGVLSVEQLFNVFNIGKVAWVPGKGAAQVGLPEGYQAFRIPDGMTDVRFIDEPTKGPWLSGTIAPGRHEASFSYQVPLDGKDRQTFRVELPPRVGEVRIFSEANKTMGLQVAGFPEAQRQAGRDGRKVMVTMRQAMQGERGINALDITITGLPVPGNTRWFALFFALSAAGLAAAYTIRQRAEGAVPDEAKDDLLEAREALLGEFVALEKAHQKGDIGPKTYGRLKAALLDALARIEARLDEVKAARAEQRRRDREGTRRPRGEARGEGGSA
- a CDS encoding formylglycine-generating enzyme family protein; amino-acid sequence: MARPEARGARPIVRTIGLFTLSIGLAVAVVLVARDRAAPPARCAPGMTPLGARCCGEGQTLAGDRCVGKPERCAAGLVVTEAGCVATPRAVGIAAGLLRIGPSDWEAQGQVTPRAVPMEAFALDAYEVTEARYAACVAASVCPPVALSGEPGRALAGVRLSEARTFCAWAGGSLPTPEELAFAAAGAKGRRYAWGDTGAVCRRAAWGLARGPCGEGATGPEVAGSHPDGASPEGAHDLAGNVAEWATPKAGAAEGPALAEARGGSFGDGAASALRSWNRLEIAASTRSAEVGFRCAYPFAAAAEGGALPR
- a CDS encoding CinA family nicotinamide mononucleotide deamidase-related protein — encoded protein: MTAAILSIGTELTRGEIVNTNAAWISAELTAAGFTVDVIDAIPDDIDQIVATLRTLAKAHRLVVVTGGLGPTTDDLTAAAAASAAGVTLVRDESALLAIRRRVESRGKTMNAGHEKQADLPAGADVLPNSVGSAPGFSIPIGDTPLFFLPGVPREMKRMFTDQVLPRIRPSAPNNTFQVRLRTYGLGESLVGQALAGIEGTHTGVTLGYRVHFPEVDVKVHARGANREVARDLALRASTEVKARLGDVVYGEGDEAFTEMVGRAVRSRGYRLALAESCTGGLIAHMLTRYPASDYLVGGAVVYANSAKTRLLGVSEDTLRGHGAVSAEVAAEMAEGVRRTCETDVGLSVTGIAGPTGGTAEKPVGLVYWAVAHPGGTVVRNKVFQGEREEVQIAAAYAVLDLLRRIALGLPERAL